One stretch of Schizosaccharomyces pombe strain 972h- genome assembly, chromosome: III DNA includes these proteins:
- the raf1 gene encoding CLRC ubiquitin ligase complex WD repeat subunit Raf1/Dos1: MTNSSPRVKRRTDTQYLHSVSSKLPKVDFDTNNEEFFEEEFEIYDPFYRAELPCPKPSLSISKHSIAKVPSNVNKRLELQLLLTSGTFLPNSRPYLSERVRKHTHLLSNSITGDDKPSLIHVDFTPEECFILQEAKLKFGPVNSVQFNDAYSTHISPKLPGRAYEDCQKFEIDNPSLSPVDKHGAIILRTYKKNKKLLPDYLKSFYNAGSSYFQREQVHQLMDGESVFFLKPWKHFNETSGDTVCVAYNPLCEKFALGSTAQDGAYNRLGNLWIGDFHSETIQSLESHYKLNQVGEKEYSTISDLCFSKGNLFLYTGAFDNAVKVWDMEGNLCGIFNAPTDYIHKLALSDDDLLAVACKNGYGYLLSTDNSTGEILTSANLIYPEALEKGYSASLIEFSNFLGRSSDKVIIGYDSFHTSNNRGCLALFDASTASFVQKFNTADEAFTSLYMHPSQVGFVASSNTLSNGRVYYLDTRMYKVCLNFTTTQKDINHATISNSGILVTSSGTDNQTFVWDSRKPDKPLSLLKHGKTKMIHFDGANEEEVDAGINMAQWQPKGNLFVTGGSDGIVKVWDLRLNNPFIQNFTEMNSAITYGGFSEDASKLTVCCVGGDVNMYSLGNDNGNKFGEFRIIENRLLT; this comes from the coding sequence ATGACTAATAGTTCACCACGGGTGAAAAGAAGAACGGATACGCAATATTTGCATTCCGTCTCTTCTAAATTGCCCAAGGTTGACTTTGACACAAATAACgaagaattttttgagGAAGAATTTGAGATTTATGATCCTTTTTATCGCGCAGAGCTACCTTGCCCGAAACCGTCATTATCAATATCGAAGCATTCAATTGCAAAAGTTCCAtcaaatgtaaataaacgaTTAGAATTGCAACTTTTACTAACGTCTGGGACATTCTTACCTAATTCACGTCCTTATTTGAGTGAAAGAGTGAGAAAACACACTCATTTACTTTCAAATAGCATTACAGGCGATGATAAACCATCACTCATTCATGTTGATTTTACACCAGAGGAAtgctttattttacaaGAAGCTAAACTAAAATTTGGACCGGTAAACAGTGTTCAGTTCAATGATGCTTATTCGACCCACATTTCTCCAAAACTTCCTGGACGAGCATATGAAGATTGCcagaaatttgaaattgataaCCCCAGCTTGTCTCCTGTGGACAAACATGGGGCCATCATTTTACGAACATACaagaagaataaaaaattacttcCAGATTACTTAAAATCCTTTTACAATGCAGGCTCATCTTACTTCCAAAGAGAACAAGTTCATCAACTTATGGACGGGGAAtcagttttctttttaaaacctTGGAAACATTTCAATGAAACTAGTGGGGATACAGTGTGCGTTGCATATAATCCATTGTGCGAAAAATTTGCCTTAGGCAGCACAGCACAAGATGGTGCTTACAATAGACTAGGCAACTTATGGATTGGTGATTTTCACTCAGAAACTATTCAGTCATTGGAAAGCCATTATAAACTTAATCAAGTAGGAGAAAAGGAATACTCTACGATATCAGATTTGTGTTTTTCCAAGGGTAATCTGTTTCTTTATACAGGTGCATTCGACAATGCTGTGAAAGTCTGGGATATGGAAGGAAATTTATGTGGGATTTTTAATGCACCCACAGACTATATTCACAAGCTTGCTCTATCTGATGACGATTTACTTGCAGTAGCTTGCAAAAATGGTTATGGGTATTTATTGAGCACTGACAACTCAACAGGAGAAATTCTCACATCAgctaatttaatttatccAGAAGCTCTAGAAAAAGGGTACTCTGCATCTTTGATTgaattttccaattttttgggAAGGTCATCTGACAAAGTCATTATTGGATATGATAGTTTTCATACTTCTAATAACAGAGGATGTTTGGCTCTGTTTGATGCTTCCACTGCCAGCTTCgttcaaaaattcaacaCCGCTGACGAAGCATTTACCTCCTTATATATGCATCCTTCTCAAGTTGGATTTGTCGCAAGTAGCAATACTTTGAGCAATGGAAGAGTATATTATTTAGACACAAGAATGTATAAGGTTTGTCTCAACTTTACGACAACGCAAAAAGACATTAACCATGCCACCATAAGTAACTCTGGAATCTTGGTAACTTCTAGTGGTACAGATAACCAGACGTTTGTTTGGGATTCGCGTAAACCAGATAAACCTCTTAGCTTGCTTAAGCATGGAAAAACCAAAATGATACATTTTGACGGGGCTAATGAAGAGGAAGTCGATGCAGGTATAAATATGGCACAATGGCAGCCTAAGGGGAATTTGTTCGTTACCGGAGGCAGTGATGGCATTGTAAAGGTTTGGGATTTGAGATTGAACAATCCATtcatacaaaattttacgGAAATGAATTCAGCCATAACTTACGGAGGGTTCAGTGAGGATGCTTCAAAGCTAACCGTATGTTGTGTTGGAGGGGACGTCAATATGTACAGTTTGGGGAATGACAATGGTAATAAATTCGGAGAGTTTCGTATTATAGAAAATCGACTTTTAACCTGA
- a CDS encoding uncharacterized protein (Schizosaccharomyces pombe specific protein), whose amino-acid sequence MVVLNKSEAHDRSRKLELLSIRINIFGLQLNIIINLIPLVLLFAFFCPCIYFLHTFLADCEIAKSTCITSVFNCLIFHMPNLSGDWNITV is encoded by the exons ATGGTAGTCTTGAACAAAAG TGAGGCTCATGACCGTAGTCGTAAACTCGAATTATTAAGCATTAGAATCAATATTTTCGGTTTACAACtcaatattattattaatctCATACCGCTTGTCTtgctttttgcttttttttgcccttgtatatattttttgcatacTTTTCTGGCGGATTGTGAGATAGCCAAATCGACTTGCATAACCAGtgttttcaattgtttgatttttcatATGCCCAACTTGTCGGGCGATTGGAATATTACAGTTTGA
- the mug135 gene encoding protein mug135, with the protein MSEEDNRLNELFANDLGVQPPCERSLKEGRRFLNDFEIAAKKKLLELERKALEDKEKNLNFVVESERTLFNSKKRAFDNDECYNDRCKLFRGIVNEWGRSERTLDSLDEPPAWFRREMGEWKKAREEDKAEWKKAREEDKAEWKKAREEDKAEWKKAREEDKAEWKKAREEDKAEWKKAREEDKEWRNSMDEWRKSMDEWRKSMDEWRKSMDEWRKSTDEWRKSTDERLENLLNIVREILDVQRDMRNDLSNLTRKVDRMDMRLSRNNNMIMRSFAQPITEVPFFNGDIPDPNLPRITRIEDIDSLSEENCTRYLKGYGVSYDENDQSLWKRQLAKAVGLTAAYDESYTFSPFSSSE; encoded by the coding sequence ATGTCTGAAGAAGACAATAGGTTAAATGAACTATTTGCGAATGACTTGGGCGTTCAACCTCCCTGCGAACGGTCGTTAAAGGAGGGAAGGAGATTTTTGAACGACTTTGAAATTGcggcaaaaaaaaagttgctTGAGCTAGAAAGGAAAGCATTGGAAGacaaagagaaaaatttgaattttgttGTTGAATCTGAAAGAACGTTATTCAATTCCAAGAAAAGGGCTTTTGATAACGACGAGTGTTACAATGACCGTTGTAAACTATTTCGCGGTATTGTAAATGAATGGGGCCGATCTGAAAGGACATTAGATAGTCTGGATGAGCCTCCAGCTTGGTTTCGAAGGGAAATGGGAGAGTGGAAGAAAGCCAGAGAAGAGGATAAAGCAGAGTGGAAGAAAGCCAGAGAAGAGGATAAAGCAGAGTGGAAGAAAGCCAGAGAAGAGGATAAAGCAGAGTGGAAGAAAGCCAGAGAAGAGGATAAAGCAGAGTGGAAGAAAGCCAGAGAAGAGGATAAAGCAGAATGGAAGAAAGCCAGAGAAGAGGATAAAGAGTGGAGGAACTCGATGGATGAGTGGAGAAAATCGATGGATGAGTGGAGAAAGTCGATGGATGAGTGGAGAAAATCGATGGATGAGTGGAGAAAGTCGACGGATGAGTGGAGAAAGTCGACGGATGAACGCCTAGAAAATCTTCTTAATATAGTTCGAGAAATCCTTGATGTTCAACGAGACATGCGAAACGATTTGTCAAACTTGACGAGAAAGGTTGATCGTATGGACATGAGGCTCTCTCGAAATAACAACATGATTATGAGAAGTTTTGCTCAACCTATTACTGAGGTTCCCTTTTTTAATGGCGATATTCCTGACCCTAATTTGCCTCGAATTACTCGTATCGAAGACATTGATTCTTTGTCAGAAGAGAACTGTACTCGATATCTAAAGGGATACGGAGTTTCCTATGACGAAAACGATCAATCTCTTTGGAAAAGACAACTTGCCAAGGCCGTAGGGTTGACGGCGGCTTACGACGAAAGCTACACTTTCAGCCCATTTTCCTCTAGCGAATAA
- a CDS encoding cytochrome b5 reductase, whose amino-acid sequence MLSIFKNLLGTSEEDGTTQEANSKDTKGLKEERKRKKRKNKYKIPPGHTQQDWDALVASGKNLSGVESPISVTAEELAKHCSPDDCWMAIRGKVYNVTAYLPYHPVGPKKILKHSGVDATKPYLKHHDWVNEEELLKTSFVGYLV is encoded by the exons ATGTTGtcgattttcaaaaatttactcGGAACTTCTGAAGAGGATGGAACTACTCAGGAAGCGAATTCTAAGGATACAAAAGGGTTGAAAGAAGAACGtaagagaaagaagagaaaaaataagtatAAGATTCCTCCTGGACATACTCAACAAGATTGGGATGCTTTAGTAGCCAgtggaaaaaatttatcg GGTGTGGAAAGTCCCATTTCCGTTACTGCTGAAGAACTTGCTAAGCACTGTAGCCCCGATGATTGTTGGATGGCAATAAGAGGAAAGGTGTATAATGTTACTGCGTATCTCCCATACCATCCAGTTGGTCCgaagaagattttgaagCACTCTGGCGTGGATGCGACAAAACCGTACC TTAAACATCATGATTGGgttaatgaagaagagtTGTTAAAGACCTCTTTTGTTGGTTACTTGGTGTAA
- the rhp16 gene encoding ATP-dependent helicase: MHISTLKVDQLQNEAVDINSNDTIDSINWKNTRNNHTTQASLQADNNDEQSNGQAPFSTTYSEINNIHDVPGNQDEWSSSPIAGIIVESEDEEVVENNLHSQMGTSCNKINSNSNKGKENMHFVLDDNGDSKGNASNQQVERDDKLDMETTRWNGKEFEEPLSTNKKLIIQSNNTSSQHSTPPLSISDTSTHTGSSTDNVEANPNTGFSSARKRSLRSSNLKKKFVPLSSPEESNESEFIDDDESDEVASIIDIKEDETFDSKVEIPEAAPSSSTESDEESIPLSYQSKRRRVSARASSSASSSSRTQAKSIPSHERTHYRLIRQHPELEHVWEKLEEEAPREVKQIEQPKELVLNLLPFQREGVYWLKRQEDSSFGGGILADEMGMGKTIQTIALLLSEPRGKPTLVVAPVVAIMQWKEEIDTHTNKALSTYLYYGQARDISGEELSSYDVVLTSYNVIESVYRKERSGFRRKNGVVKEKSLLHQMEFYRIILDEAHGIKSRTCNTARAVCGLRTTRKICLSGTPLQNRIGELFSLLRFLRADPFAYYYCLQCECKSLHWRFSDRSNCDECGHKPMSHTCYFNAEMLKPIQKFGYEGPGKLAFKKVHSLLKHIMLRRTKLERADDLGLPPRVVEVRKDLFNEEEEDVYQSLYMDSKRKFNTYLAEGVVLNNYANIFQLITRMRQMADHPDLVLASKRKTVDIENQENIVCKICDEVAQDAIESRCHHTFCRLCVTEYINAAGDGENVNCPSCFIPLSIDLSAPALEDFSEEKFKNASILNRIDMNSWRSSTKIEALVEELYLLRKKDRTLKSIVFSQFTSMLDLIHWRLRKAGFNCVKLDGGMTPKARAATIEAFSNDINITIFLVSLKAGGVALNLTEASQVFMMDPWWNGAVQWQAMDRIHRIGQKRPIKVITLCIENSIESKIIELQEKKAQMIHATIDQDEKALNQLSVEDMQFLFSN; encoded by the coding sequence ATGCATATATCTACTCTAAAAGTGGACCAATTACAAAATGAAGCTGTAGATATTAATTCAAACGATACAATTGATTCCataaattggaaaaatacTCGCAATAACCATACTACTCAGGCGTCTCTTCAAGCAGACAATAATGATGAGCAAAGTAATGGGCAGGCTCCATTTTCTACTACTTATTCAGAGATAAATAACATTCATGATGTACCAGGCAATCAAGATGAATGGTCATCTTCTCCCATTGCGGGCATTATTGTAGAAAGTGAAGATGAGGAAGTGgttgaaaacaatttacATTCACAAATGGGGACGTcatgtaataaaataaactcGAATAGTAATAagggaaaagaaaatatgcATTTTGTTCTAGATGATAATGGTGATTCAAAGGGGAATGCTTCAAATCAACAAGTCGAGCGTGACGACAAGTTAGATATGGAGACAACGCGCTGGAACGGAAAAGAGTTTGAAGAACCTCTGtcaacaaacaaaaaattgattatcCAGTCAAACAACACCTCATCTCAACATTCGACACCCCCATTATCCATTTCTGATACCAGTACACACACCGGTAGCAGCACAGACAATGTAGAAGCAAATCCCAATACAGGTTTTTCTAGTGCCAGAAAACGTTCATTAAGGTCCtcgaatttgaaaaaaaagtttgtgCCATTGTCATCTCCAGAAGAATCTAATGAATCCGAATTtattgatgatgatgaaagTGATGAAGTTGCTAGCATAATTGATATCAAAGAGGATGAAACTTTTGATAGTAAAGTAGAAATTCCAGAAGCTGCTCCAAGTTCTTCTACGGAAAGTGATGAAGAGTCAATCCCTTTAAGTTACCAGTCCAAACGAAGGAGGGTATCCGCTAGGGCTTCTTCTTCCGCGTCCTCTTCCTCTAGAACACAAGCAAAATCAATTCCATCACATGAAAGAACCCATTATCGTCTGATTCGACAACATCCTGAACTAGAACATGTTTGGGAGAaattggaagaagaagcaCCTCGTGAAGTGAAACAGATCGAGCAACCCAAAGAGTTGGTCCTAAACCTTCTCCCTTTTCAACGAGAAGGTGTATATTGGTTAAAACGACAAGAAGATTCCTCTTTTGGTGGAGGAATCTTGGCCGATGAAATGGGTATGGGTAAGACTATTCAAACAATTGCGTTGTTGCTTTCAGAACCTCGAGGTAAGCCAACCTTGGTTGTTGCTCCGGTTGTAGCAATTATGCAATGGAAAGAAGAGATTGATACACATACCAATAAAGCACTGAGTACATATCTTTATTATGGCCAGGCTCGTGATATTTCAGGAGAAGAGCTTTCGAGCTATGATGTTGTACTAACGAGTTACAATGTAATTGAATCAGTTTACAGGAAGGAACGCAGCGGATTCAGAAGGAAAAACGGTgttgtaaaagaaaagtcaTTACTTCATCAAATGGAGTTTTACCGAATTATACTTGATGAGGCCCATGGTATCAAATCAAGGACTTGTAACACTGCCAGAGCTGTTTGTGGCTTAAGAACGACAAGAAAGATATGTCTTTCAGGAACACCTTTGCAAAACCGTATTGGAGAATTATTTTCACTTCTTCGGTTCCTACGGGCAGATCCTTTTGCTTACTACTATTGCTTGCAATGTGAATGTAAATCTCTGCACTGGAGATTTTCCGATAGAAGTAATTGCGACGAATGCGGCCATAAACCAATGAGTCATACTTGCTATTTTAACGCTGAAATGCTAAAACCAATACAAAAGTTTGGATACGAAGGTCCAGGAAAGCtagcttttaaaaaggtgcattctttattaaaacacATTATGTTACGTCGAACAAAATTAGAGAGGGCTGATGACCTTGGATTACCTCCTCGAGTCGTTGAAGTGAGGAAAGATTTATTCAAcgaagaagaggaagatgTATACCAATCTTTATATATggattcaaaaagaaaatttaatacaTATCTTGCTGAAGGTGTCgttttgaataattatGCAAACATTTTCCAGCTAATTACACGAATGCGCCAAATGGCAGATCATCCTGACCTGGTGTTAGCTAGCAAACGAAAAACAGTTGATATTGAAAATCAGGAAAATATCGTCTGTAAGATTTGTGACGAAGTCGCTCAAGATGCTATAGAATCACGTTGCCATCACACATTTTGTCGACTCTGCGTTACGGAATATATCAATGCAGCTGGTGATGGAGAAAATGTCAACTGTCCAAGTTGTTTCATTCCCTTAAGCATAGATCTTAGTGCCCCTGCTTTAGAAGATTTTTCTGAAGAGAAGTTTAAGAATGCATCGATTTTGAATAGAATTGATATGAATAGTTGGCGTTCATctacaaaaattgaagcatTAGTTGAGGAGCTTTACTTACTTCGTAAGAAGGACCGAACACTGAAGTCGATTGTTTTCTCTCAATTTACTTCTATGTTAGATCTCATTCATTGGCGACTTCGAAAAGCCGGGTTTAATTGTGTAAAGCTAGATGGTGGTATGACCCCCAAAGCGAGAGCAGCTACTATTGAGGCTTTCAGTAACGATATTAATATTACCATTTTTCTAGTTTCGTTGAAAGCAGGTGGTGTTGCTTTGAACCTTACAGAGGCATCTCAAGTGTTTATGATGGATCCTTGGTGGAATGGAGCTGTACAGTGGCAGGCAATGGATCGAATTCATCGTATTGGACAAAAAAGGCCGATAAAAGTAATTACCCTGTGTATTGAAAATTCCAttgaaagcaaaattattgaactacaagaaaagaaagctCAGATGATACATGCAACCATAGATCAAGACGAAAAGGCTTTGAACCAGCTTTCTGTCGAGGATATGCAATTCTTGTTCTCAAATtag
- the rhp7 gene encoding DNA repair protein gives MSSGSRVRGPNSALTEFLRSQGINASALGRARPPRQSEESAGQSTGTESEVIQTPTSVEENNEDENSMSTTTIEIPVVKRRNLRNQKKKKKTDEEAEDNEDTFSMNSRAGFSYKAREHTGKLDFCAHCNCRFTITPYSKYSNSEKGWLCYPCSRGAEDRSVPELRTRKRKALTRKKVAAATMDEEISVPKLQDLCIRVIAEYINDIEAFGDIGQVNMDKISQIISKNRSLNDTTVKLFLSGGQTELKLYDCSKITADSLFQIAQYCPNLQTLHLTYCGQMQDQVLHFYADHLTELTDVSFQGAFLVSSSEWINFFKKRGSKLISLELTDTARIHVSVINAIVDCCPNLISLNLSRIFYLDDECVRLLAGCRNLVSLKIESPGGIINDGSILDVLNQIGSGLHTLSLSGCTKLTDEVLKQGIGPCCGRLKHLNLSGLELLTDDEASIVFGEWKIQSGLETLSLRRCLSLGDKTVRAVLVNSGHTLRTLDLNGMSFVTDEALQYIVNFPLPMLKALDVSWIRGMNDKLVCDFESKKPTLEKLLVWGDNHVLMPSNRLLLIGREVQ, from the exons atgtCAAGTGGAAGTCGGGTGAGAGGGCCAAATTCTGCTTTAACAGAATTTTTAAGA TCTCAAGGTATCAATGCTTCAGCATTAGGACGTGCTCGTCCTCCTCGTCAAAGCGAGGAGTCAGCAGGGCAATCGACTGGGACAGAATCAGAAGTTATTCAAACACCGACTTCtgttgaagaaaacaacGAAGATGAAAACTCGATGTCGACAACGACAATTGAGATACCAGTAGTGAAACGACGAAATCTAcgaaatcaaaaaaagaagaagaaaacggATGAAGAAGCTGAAGACAACGAGGACACTTTTTCAATGAATTCAAGAGCTGGGTTTTCTTATAAAGCAAGGGAGCATACGGGCAAACTAGATTTTTGCGCACACTGTAATTGTCGCTTTACAATAACCCCATACAGCAAATACAGCAATTCAGAGAAAGGGTGGCTATGTTATCCTTGTAGTCGTGGTGCTGAAGATCGATCGGTACCTGAATTAAGGacgagaaaaagaaaagcattGACCCGTAAAAAGGTGGCTGCCGCTACCATGGACGAAGAAATCAGTGTTCCTAAGCTTCAGGATTTGTGTATACGAGTTATTGCTGAATACATAAATGATATCGAAGCTTTTGGGGATATTGGCCAAGTGAATATGGACAAAATTAGccaaataatttcaaaaaaccgCTCTCTTAACGATACTACTGTGAAATTATTCTTAAGTGGGGGTCAAACTGAATTAAAACTATATGATTGCTCAAAGATTACAGCAGATTCACTTTTCCAAATTGCTCAATACTGCCCAAATCTTCAAACTTTGCATCTTACTTATTGTGGTCAAATGCAGGATCAAGTTTTACACTTTTATGCGGATCATTTGACTGAATTAACAGATGTATCTTTTCAAGGTGCCTTTTTGGTTTCTTCCTCAGAAtggataaatttttttaaaaaacggGGTTCAAAGCTTATAAGTTTAGAGCTTACGGATACTGCCCGAATTCATGTTTCGGTTATCAACGCTATAGTTGACTGTTGCCCAAATTTGATTAGCCTTAATCTCTCTAGAATTTTCTATCTTGATGATGAATGCGTCCGTCTATTAGCTGGTTGTAGAAATCTTGTCAGTTTGAAGATTGAATCACCAGGCGGCATCATTAATGATGGAAGTATATTAGATGTACTAAACCAAATTGGAAGCGGTTTGCATACTCTTAGTTTATCTGGTTGTACAAAATTAACTGATGAAGTTTTGAAACAAGGTATAGGTCCTTGTTGTGGTCGTCTTAAGCATCTAAATTTAAGTGGTTTGGAACTGTTAACAGATGATGAGGCCTCTATAGTTTTTGGTGAATGGAAGATTCAGTCAGGCTTAGAAACATTGTCCTTAAGAAGGTGTCTGTCACTTGGAGATAAAACTGTTCGTGCAGTATTGGTTAATTCAGGGCATACGCTTCGCACTCTGGATTTAAATGGAATGTCGTTTGTGACTGATGAAGCATTACAGTATATTGTCAATTTTCCATTACCTATGCTAAAAGCACTTGATGTCAGCTGGATTCGTGGAATGAATGACAAATTGGTATGCGAttttgaaagcaaaaagcCAACGCTTGAGAAGCTTTTGGTATGGGGAGATAATCATGTCCTGATGCCCTCAAATCGGTTACTTCTGATAGGGCGTGAAGTTCAATAA